In Corynebacterium matruchotii, a single genomic region encodes these proteins:
- a CDS encoding helix-turn-helix domain-containing protein, which translates to MIAVAAAPGDRPLMREAIGEVFRTTRHHRSERISDVARRANVSPQYLSEVERGVKDPSSEIVESISTALDLPVSDVLRQAARRIDTHQVCNFLPVAA; encoded by the coding sequence ATGATTGCCGTCGCAGCCGCCCCCGGTGATCGCCCACTGATGCGGGAAGCCATTGGCGAGGTGTTCCGCACCACCCGTCACCACCGATCCGAACGTATTAGCGATGTGGCCCGCCGGGCGAATGTGTCGCCCCAATACCTTTCCGAGGTGGAGCGGGGCGTCAAGGACCCATCATCGGAGATTGTGGAATCCATCAGCACCGCCCTCGACCTACCGGTGTCGGATGTGCTGCGCCAGGCAGCCCGCCGCATCGACACGCACCAGGTTTGCAACTTCCTCCCCGTCGCCGCATAA
- a CDS encoding protein kinase domain-containing protein has product MQLNLGDLLEGRYRIEAPIARGGMSTVYRCVDTRLGRNVAAKVMHEEYAGDPIFAQRFRREARSMAHLSHPNLVGVYDFNSDGDHVFLIMELITGGTLRELLAERGAMPDYAASAVMRSVLTGLAAVHNAGMVHRDLKPDNILIDGNHQVKLSDFGLVRAASASQGKSNQIVGTVAYLSPEQVSGDDITTASDVYSAGIVLFELLTGTTPFNGDTPLKHAYARLDADVPKPSSRIDGVPKLMDELVATATARDPKDRFKNADEFLTALNDVASELQFPAFTVPVPQNAAAHRAAANMDDSKLTGMVTTDLPRSEQPMADEADDADNDKTAIVPPTPPAPVKPAETAILNETSVLDPFAADPFADPTPYQQPGAQPQAQLHNPPPGQSPWAKPSQPQQSPWPDPSQPQQQGQPPAPRPQPRQPARPSVLPPAVTNRSRTMFAAWWVIVIMLTLAIAIGAWWFGSGRYGEVPQVIGMDQTTATQTLKTAGFESKVATVYDDNVAIDMVAGTDPTTGEKAVKGDAVTLLVSLGKPTVPSLDGLTNPDDYNKALSERSLVGEEGETVYSDTVPQGQIASVTPSPHTMVNVNSTVTYHLSQGPAPVNVPNVHNTKADEAKQQLQQLGFNVKVENKFDDSVKGNYAIGTSPDAGSQATRGSDITLYVSTAVEIPDLAGVSEEAARDQLAKAGIRVESVTRSGDSDAVGKSANDVYITNPQAGTLIDSSQTTVTIELVNKVEVPNVIGKRLSEARTILQDAGFKVKAPSSANSNSRVIYQSPSFLSEESPETRVELRTLN; this is encoded by the coding sequence ATGCAGTTGAATTTGGGCGATCTCCTCGAAGGCCGCTACCGCATCGAAGCACCCATCGCTCGCGGTGGCATGTCTACGGTTTACCGCTGCGTTGATACCAGGCTGGGACGCAATGTGGCAGCCAAGGTCATGCACGAAGAATATGCCGGCGACCCGATTTTTGCCCAACGCTTCCGGCGGGAAGCCCGCTCCATGGCGCACCTATCCCACCCCAATTTGGTGGGGGTGTATGATTTTAATTCCGATGGGGACCATGTGTTTCTCATTATGGAGCTCATTACCGGTGGTACCCTGCGGGAACTCTTGGCCGAACGCGGCGCCATGCCAGATTATGCTGCATCGGCGGTCATGCGTTCCGTCCTCACCGGGTTGGCGGCGGTGCATAACGCCGGCATGGTTCACCGGGATTTAAAGCCGGATAATATTTTGATCGACGGCAACCACCAGGTGAAGCTTTCCGATTTTGGCCTGGTGCGGGCCGCATCCGCATCCCAGGGCAAGTCAAACCAGATTGTGGGTACTGTCGCCTACCTGTCCCCGGAGCAGGTGTCGGGCGATGATATCACCACCGCCTCCGACGTGTACTCCGCTGGCATCGTCCTATTCGAACTCTTGACCGGTACCACCCCGTTTAACGGCGACACGCCCCTCAAGCACGCCTACGCCCGCCTGGACGCGGATGTGCCCAAGCCCAGCAGCCGGATCGACGGCGTGCCCAAACTCATGGACGAGTTGGTGGCCACCGCCACCGCCCGTGATCCCAAGGATCGGTTCAAGAACGCCGACGAATTCCTCACCGCACTGAACGATGTCGCCAGCGAGCTGCAATTTCCCGCATTCACGGTGCCTGTCCCCCAAAACGCGGCGGCCCACCGGGCGGCCGCCAACATGGACGATTCGAAACTCACAGGCATGGTCACCACCGATCTGCCCCGATCCGAACAGCCCATGGCCGACGAAGCTGACGACGCCGACAACGACAAAACCGCCATTGTCCCGCCCACGCCGCCAGCACCGGTGAAGCCGGCGGAAACCGCCATCCTCAACGAAACCTCCGTTCTCGACCCGTTCGCCGCCGACCCGTTTGCGGACCCCACCCCCTACCAGCAGCCGGGAGCCCAACCCCAGGCGCAACTCCACAACCCGCCCCCGGGGCAATCACCGTGGGCCAAACCCAGCCAGCCACAACAATCGCCGTGGCCCGACCCCAGTCAGCCGCAGCAACAGGGCCAGCCGCCCGCGCCGCGGCCGCAGCCCCGGCAGCCGGCCAGGCCGTCCGTGCTGCCACCAGCGGTCACTAACCGTAGCCGCACCATGTTCGCCGCCTGGTGGGTCATAGTCATCATGCTCACCCTGGCGATCGCCATCGGCGCCTGGTGGTTCGGATCCGGCCGCTACGGGGAGGTGCCGCAGGTCATCGGTATGGACCAAACCACCGCCACCCAAACACTGAAAACCGCGGGTTTTGAATCAAAGGTGGCCACAGTCTACGACGATAATGTGGCCATAGACATGGTGGCGGGCACCGACCCCACCACCGGGGAAAAAGCAGTCAAGGGTGATGCGGTCACCCTTTTGGTTTCCCTCGGCAAGCCCACCGTACCCAGCCTCGACGGGCTCACCAACCCCGACGACTACAATAAGGCGCTTTCGGAACGGTCACTCGTGGGGGAAGAAGGCGAAACCGTGTACTCCGACACCGTGCCCCAAGGCCAAATCGCATCGGTAACCCCCTCCCCCCACACCATGGTCAATGTGAACAGCACCGTCACCTACCATCTCTCCCAGGGTCCCGCACCGGTCAATGTGCCCAATGTGCACAACACCAAGGCGGACGAGGCTAAACAACAATTGCAACAACTAGGCTTCAACGTCAAAGTCGAAAACAAGTTCGATGATTCGGTGAAGGGGAATTACGCCATTGGCACCAGCCCCGACGCCGGCAGCCAGGCAACCCGCGGCAGCGACATCACCCTCTACGTATCCACCGCGGTCGAAATCCCCGACCTCGCCGGCGTGAGCGAGGAAGCGGCCCGCGACCAACTGGCCAAGGCCGGGATTCGGGTGGAATCCGTCACCCGCTCCGGCGACTCCGACGCAGTAGGCAAGTCCGCAAACGACGTGTATATCACCAACCCGCAGGCCGGCACCCTCATCGACAGCTCCCAAACCACGGTCACAATCGAGCTGGTCAACAAGGTTGAGGTGCCCAATGTGATTGGTAAGCGGCTCTCCGAGGCGCGAACCATCCTGCAGGACGCGGGCTTTAAGGTGAAGGCCCCATCGTCGGCAAACAGCAATAGCCGCGTCATCTACCAAAGCCCCTCATTCCTCAGCGAGGAATCCCCCGAAACCCGAGTCGAGCTCCGGACCCTCAACTGA
- a CDS encoding Rv2175c family DNA-binding protein — protein MSNQSPDASILPPDTLLFTLAEFADRLGVKTTHVRDLIGERKLICVYKNGVRHLPAAFLTDKGTLNKFVPGVIALLIDGGYSDAEIFRYLFTDDPSLPGQPIAALHGHLAREVMRRAQAMAL, from the coding sequence GTGAGTAATCAATCGCCAGATGCGTCTATTTTGCCACCTGATACCCTACTTTTCACCCTAGCGGAGTTCGCCGACCGGTTGGGGGTAAAGACCACCCACGTCCGTGACCTGATCGGTGAGCGGAAGCTGATTTGCGTCTACAAAAACGGGGTTCGGCACCTGCCTGCCGCATTCCTCACCGACAAAGGGACCCTCAATAAGTTCGTTCCCGGTGTCATTGCCCTGCTTATCGACGGCGGTTACAGCGATGCCGAAATCTTCCGCTACCTGTTTACCGACGACCCCTCTCTCCCCGGCCAGCCCATTGCGGCCCTACACGGGCACCTGGCCCGGGAGGTGATGCGCCGCGCCCAGGCGATGGCCCTCTAG
- a CDS encoding alpha-(1->6)-mannopyranosyltransferase A, translating into MIALVSTLTSPMVRKLGLVASLLILLGSFGGGSLQKRNSLLSAANLDFLSFGHGAAFSNVTLWLGTVLFVVAWVLMGKLVIDKVVDADYVRRTLCMWLVPLAGAAPIMSRDVYSYLMQGTLLRDGLNAYTQGPASNPNQILFEVSHDWRNTTTPYGPLHLWLGEAVTTVFGDNVTAGVYAFKALAVVGFVAIMWFVPKIAQRLGADPAFALWLGVANPVMVFHLVGGMHNEAMMVGLVTVGLYLVVRQATYPAVLGGFFAGVALIAVAMALKASAALCLPFVVWLVVNRAGESVGARVRAFLLAGVGGAVETVAILAVITWASGTTWEWIAALAGNTKVVNPLSFPSLVSGVIGEAGRIGNPQFPFNDVMVVARAVSLVIMAVGFVACWWFLRRKPITGAMWAYLIVFSFNAVTLPWYYASVLPLVGVVNCSRRINQFFIIGSIAVALAFTGSGNHQLYNPMWMGILAVSGWVASRWLFAETTLVAYRRPGLEGHRLGAAHHLPGQVPV; encoded by the coding sequence ATGATTGCCCTTGTCAGCACATTGACTTCCCCCATGGTGCGCAAGCTTGGTCTTGTGGCTTCGCTGCTGATTCTGTTGGGGTCGTTTGGTGGGGGGTCGCTGCAGAAGCGCAATAGTTTGCTTTCCGCGGCGAACCTGGATTTTTTGAGTTTTGGGCATGGTGCCGCGTTTTCGAATGTAACCTTGTGGCTGGGCACGGTGTTGTTCGTGGTGGCCTGGGTGTTGATGGGGAAGTTGGTGATCGACAAGGTTGTCGACGCCGACTATGTTCGCCGCACATTGTGCATGTGGCTCGTCCCGCTGGCGGGGGCGGCACCGATCATGTCGCGGGATGTGTATTCCTACCTGATGCAGGGCACGTTGCTGCGCGATGGGCTGAATGCCTACACGCAGGGGCCGGCGAGTAATCCGAATCAGATTTTGTTTGAGGTTTCCCACGATTGGCGGAACACCACCACCCCGTATGGGCCGCTGCATTTGTGGCTTGGCGAGGCCGTGACCACCGTGTTTGGCGATAATGTGACAGCCGGGGTGTATGCGTTTAAGGCGCTGGCGGTGGTGGGGTTTGTGGCGATCATGTGGTTTGTGCCGAAGATTGCCCAGCGGTTGGGGGCGGATCCGGCGTTTGCATTGTGGTTGGGGGTGGCTAACCCGGTGATGGTGTTTCACTTGGTGGGGGGCATGCATAACGAGGCGATGATGGTGGGGCTCGTCACCGTTGGCCTGTATTTGGTGGTGCGTCAGGCAACGTACCCGGCGGTATTGGGTGGGTTTTTCGCCGGGGTGGCGCTCATTGCGGTGGCGATGGCGTTGAAAGCGTCGGCGGCGTTGTGTTTGCCGTTTGTGGTGTGGTTGGTGGTCAACCGGGCCGGAGAATCGGTGGGTGCGAGGGTGCGGGCATTTCTGCTGGCCGGTGTGGGGGGTGCAGTGGAAACTGTTGCGATTCTGGCGGTCATCACGTGGGCGTCGGGAACCACCTGGGAGTGGATTGCGGCGTTGGCGGGGAACACAAAGGTGGTGAATCCGCTGTCGTTTCCGTCGCTGGTGTCGGGGGTGATTGGGGAGGCCGGCCGGATTGGGAATCCCCAATTCCCGTTCAATGATGTGATGGTGGTGGCGCGAGCCGTATCACTTGTGATTATGGCTGTGGGGTTTGTGGCCTGTTGGTGGTTTCTGCGCCGCAAGCCGATCACTGGGGCGATGTGGGCGTATTTGATTGTGTTTAGTTTTAATGCGGTGACCCTGCCCTGGTATTACGCTTCGGTGTTGCCGCTGGTTGGGGTGGTGAATTGCTCACGGCGGATTAACCAGTTCTTTATCATTGGGTCGATCGCGGTGGCATTGGCGTTCACAGGTTCGGGGAATCATCAGCTGTATAACCCCATGTGGATGGGGATTTTAGCGGTGTCCGGGTGGGTGGCTTCCCGCTGGTTATTCGCCGAAACCACCCTGGTAGCTTATCGACGCCCAGGGCTAGAGGGCCATCGCCTGGGCGCGGCGCATCACCTCCCGGGCCAGGTGCCCGTGTAG
- a CDS encoding polyprenyl synthetase family protein translates to MTETPKTPDLAQVPGIVTTHLAEFFAAQRPAIAPLGDAVGSAVTLLENYVLTGGKRIRPCYVWAGFVAGGGLRNRGEDPAAVLRAASALELIQACALIHDDIIDSSDTRRGNPTVHRSAQRRHEEGRWHGDADHFGCSVAILVGDLAFAWADDMVRAAGLSHAALDRIQPAWRGMRTEVIGGQLLDIIHEASGDEDIATAQVVNRFKTAAYTIERPLHLGAALAGADAATIAALRAYGTDIGVAFQLRDDQLGVFGDPGVTGKPAGDDLREGKRTVLIATALQLADAATADYIRGRLGRVSDPDEIAELTAAIAATGAAERVEKLIGELTASGLARIAGLGLPDGSEEALRGLAMQATARRT, encoded by the coding sequence ATGACCGAAACACCGAAAACCCCGGATCTTGCCCAGGTTCCCGGCATTGTGACCACGCACCTGGCGGAGTTTTTTGCCGCCCAGCGTCCCGCCATTGCCCCGTTGGGTGATGCCGTGGGGTCAGCTGTCACATTGCTGGAGAACTATGTGCTCACGGGCGGGAAACGCATCCGCCCGTGCTATGTGTGGGCGGGATTTGTGGCCGGCGGGGGCCTGCGGAATCGGGGGGAGGATCCGGCGGCGGTGTTGCGGGCGGCAAGTGCTTTGGAGTTGATTCAGGCGTGCGCGTTGATTCATGACGACATTATTGATTCGTCGGATACTCGTCGGGGGAATCCGACGGTGCACCGGAGTGCGCAACGGCGGCACGAGGAGGGGCGGTGGCATGGTGATGCGGATCATTTTGGGTGTTCTGTTGCTATTTTGGTGGGGGATTTAGCGTTTGCCTGGGCGGATGACATGGTGCGGGCTGCGGGGCTCAGCCATGCGGCGTTGGATCGGATACAGCCGGCGTGGCGGGGGATGCGCACCGAAGTGATTGGGGGCCAGCTACTCGACATTATTCATGAGGCCTCGGGTGATGAGGATATTGCTACCGCCCAGGTGGTGAATCGGTTTAAGACGGCGGCGTATACGATTGAGCGGCCGTTGCACCTGGGGGCGGCCCTGGCGGGGGCGGATGCGGCGACGATTGCGGCGCTGCGGGCCTATGGGACGGATATTGGGGTGGCGTTTCAGCTGCGGGACGACCAGTTGGGGGTGTTTGGTGATCCCGGCGTGACTGGCAAGCCTGCCGGTGACGATTTGCGGGAGGGGAAACGCACGGTGCTCATCGCCACGGCGTTGCAGTTGGCGGATGCGGCAACCGCCGACTATATCCGGGGGCGGCTGGGCCGGGTGTCCGATCCCGATGAGATTGCCGAATTGACGGCGGCCATTGCGGCGACCGGGGCGGCGGAGCGCGTCGAAAAGCTCATTGGGGAGCTGACGGCGAGCGGGCTGGCGCGGATAGCAGGGCTGGGGTTGCCGGATGGGAGCGAGGAGGCGTTGCGGGGCTTGGCAATGCAGGCCACGGCGCGGCGAACCTAG
- a CDS encoding methylenetetrahydrofolate reductase encodes MTQQPLPEPTPARYQRSITDVISSPAPGRIPFSVEFMPPRNDEAETRLRTAAEIFHDLGVAFVSVTYGAGGSSRDRTMRIAQDLARMPLTTLVHLTLVGHTEAELVEILSDYASLGLSNLLALRGDPPGADPLGEWTPVPGGYRYAEELIWLTKRLEATKHFQVGIAAFPEGHHQSESLAADTKYTLAKLRAGAEFSITQMFFDVDYYLRLRDRLASADAELGSRPIIPGIMPITSLKSVRRQLQLSGAKLPARLEERLVAAAAGDEEANRDEIRKVGIEESTLMAERLIAEGVPDLHFMTMNFARATQEVLHNLGMAPAWGREHGHDAVR; translated from the coding sequence ATGACACAGCAACCACTTCCCGAGCCGACTCCCGCCAGGTACCAACGGTCGATTACCGACGTGATTTCCAGTCCCGCGCCGGGGCGGATTCCGTTCTCGGTGGAATTCATGCCGCCGAGAAACGATGAGGCAGAGACTCGGCTGCGGACCGCGGCGGAAATCTTCCATGATCTGGGGGTGGCGTTTGTGTCCGTCACCTATGGAGCGGGGGGCAGCTCCCGGGATCGGACGATGCGGATCGCCCAAGACCTGGCCCGGATGCCGCTCACCACCCTGGTGCATTTGACCCTGGTGGGGCACACCGAGGCCGAGCTGGTGGAGATTCTTTCCGACTATGCGTCATTAGGTTTGTCGAATCTTTTGGCGCTCCGGGGCGATCCGCCGGGGGCGGACCCATTGGGGGAGTGGACGCCGGTGCCGGGCGGCTACCGCTACGCGGAAGAACTGATTTGGTTAACGAAACGCTTGGAGGCAACCAAGCATTTCCAGGTGGGAATTGCTGCATTCCCGGAAGGCCATCATCAGTCGGAGTCATTGGCGGCGGACACCAAGTACACGTTGGCGAAGCTTCGGGCGGGGGCGGAGTTTTCGATCACCCAAATGTTCTTTGATGTGGACTATTACCTGCGGTTGCGGGACCGGCTGGCGTCGGCGGATGCGGAATTAGGGTCACGGCCGATCATTCCGGGTATTATGCCGATCACCTCGCTGAAGTCGGTGCGGCGCCAATTACAGCTGTCGGGGGCGAAATTACCGGCCCGGTTGGAGGAACGGTTGGTGGCGGCCGCTGCGGGGGACGAGGAGGCGAATCGAGACGAGATTCGCAAGGTTGGGATTGAGGAATCAACGCTCATGGCGGAGCGGCTCATCGCGGAGGGCGTGCCGGATCTGCACTTCATGACTATGAACTTCGCTCGGGCAACCCAGGAGGTGCTGCACAACCTGGGGATGGCGCCGGCGTGGGGCCGGGAACACGGCCACGATGCGGTGCGGTAA
- a CDS encoding GNAT family N-acetyltransferase: protein MTIKIQLLSALEFSSIAPLLVNIYLEAMGYTTVIRDSRIKAWRQAIQEKNFQAVCAHDGTHVLGVAYGYHGHREQWWDQEVRRGLRERGGATTDQLFMLNDYFSVTEIHVTPTYQGQGIGHQLLTMLLENAHASYALLSTPEVIAENNNAFHLYRSLGFTDLIRQFYFRGDTRPFAIMAKPLP from the coding sequence GTGACCATCAAGATTCAACTGCTCAGCGCCCTAGAGTTCAGCAGTATCGCCCCCCTCTTGGTCAACATCTATCTCGAAGCCATGGGATACACCACCGTCATCCGCGATTCCCGCATTAAGGCGTGGCGTCAGGCCATCCAGGAAAAAAACTTCCAGGCGGTCTGCGCCCACGACGGCACGCACGTCCTAGGAGTCGCCTACGGCTACCATGGGCACCGCGAACAATGGTGGGATCAAGAAGTCCGCCGCGGCCTCCGCGAACGCGGTGGCGCCACCACCGACCAGCTATTCATGCTCAACGATTATTTTTCCGTCACCGAAATCCACGTCACCCCCACTTACCAGGGCCAGGGCATAGGCCACCAATTACTCACCATGCTGTTAGAGAACGCCCATGCCTCCTACGCCCTGCTTTCCACCCCCGAGGTGATTGCCGAAAATAATAACGCTTTTCACCTCTATCGCTCCCTGGGGTTTACCGACCTCATCCGGCAGTTTTATTTCCGGGGTGACACCCGCCCCTTTGCCATCATGGCGAAGCCGCTCCCCTAG
- a CDS encoding SAV_6107 family HEPN domain-containing protein, with amino-acid sequence MSVAPFTQPRKGAEFLHKAHQLLATAITYRNQQRHDLALEYAYQAGLRTAAARIAASPVAHRVRKPTSAWAQLRLVGADAAGWADALEQYSRLRSRVGSGIEATVSVETVDTMVDLVSKFLNSVEFDNDDTPAAA; translated from the coding sequence ATGAGCGTTGCACCATTCACCCAGCCGAGGAAGGGCGCGGAGTTTCTCCATAAGGCGCATCAGCTGTTAGCAACAGCGATAACCTACCGGAATCAGCAGCGCCATGACCTGGCGTTGGAATATGCTTACCAGGCGGGATTGCGTACCGCGGCTGCCCGAATTGCCGCAAGCCCGGTGGCACATCGGGTTCGGAAGCCCACCAGTGCGTGGGCCCAGTTACGCCTGGTAGGTGCCGATGCTGCGGGGTGGGCGGATGCCTTGGAACAGTATTCCCGGCTGCGGTCGCGGGTGGGTAGTGGTATCGAGGCCACGGTGTCGGTGGAAACAGTCGATACTATGGTCGATTTAGTCAGCAAATTTCTAAACTCGGTAGAATTTGATAATGACGATACCCCCGCAGCTGCGTAG
- a CDS encoding DUF3040 domain-containing protein, with amino-acid sequence MALSEHEQQMLKEIEQSLLSEDPKFGAVVTDGDFAQSKGTVTLRGIAIVVIGLVLLVTGVALSQMSLWWLSLSILGFLVMVAGGMWMLRGGGKSTFNLSDGYHSSAGRRRPQKSGGLGDRMEDNFRRRFEN; translated from the coding sequence GTGGCACTTTCCGAACATGAGCAGCAAATGCTCAAGGAAATCGAACAGTCCTTACTTTCGGAAGACCCGAAATTTGGTGCTGTAGTCACCGATGGTGATTTTGCCCAGTCAAAGGGCACGGTGACGCTACGGGGCATTGCCATCGTGGTTATTGGGTTGGTGCTGCTGGTTACTGGCGTGGCACTGTCCCAAATGTCCCTGTGGTGGTTGTCATTAAGCATCCTGGGATTTTTAGTGATGGTTGCCGGCGGCATGTGGATGCTGCGAGGTGGTGGTAAGTCCACTTTCAATCTTAGTGACGGATATCATAGCTCCGCTGGACGGCGGCGACCACAGAAATCTGGGGGATTGGGGGATCGGATGGAGGATAATTTTCGCCGTCGTTTTGAAAACTAG
- the mraZ gene encoding division/cell wall cluster transcriptional repressor MraZ — MFLGTYTPKLDDKGRLTLPAKFREELAGGLMVTKGQDHSLAVYPKEEFVRIARKAAQLPRSNPAARAFIRNLTASADEQRPDGQGRITITPDHRKYAGLTKECVVIGAMDFLEIWDAEAWARYQADTESAFADASDDFLDGLL, encoded by the coding sequence ATGTTTCTTGGCACTTACACACCAAAGTTGGACGATAAGGGCCGTCTGACATTGCCGGCGAAATTCCGAGAGGAACTAGCAGGTGGGTTGATGGTCACTAAAGGTCAGGACCATTCCTTAGCGGTATACCCCAAAGAGGAATTTGTTCGGATTGCACGAAAAGCTGCTCAGCTACCGCGTAGCAACCCAGCAGCCCGGGCATTTATTCGAAACCTCACCGCCAGCGCAGATGAACAACGTCCAGACGGTCAAGGACGCATCACAATCACTCCAGACCACCGTAAATATGCAGGTCTGACAAAAGAGTGCGTGGTCATTGGCGCCATGGACTTCCTGGAAATATGGGATGCCGAAGCCTGGGCCCGCTACCAAGCGGACACAGAATCGGCATTCGCGGATGCTAGCGACGACTTTTTAGACGGCCTGCTGTAA
- the rsmH gene encoding 16S rRNA (cytosine(1402)-N(4))-methyltransferase RsmH gives MENTNNHGHVPVLRERVTELLAPALCNTITNPPIILDATLGAGGHSEYFLTTFPQVHIIGLDRDTTALAQAATRLADFGDRITTLHTRFDDFPTAIQAAADAGNATCQAALTEGISGALFDLGVSSMQLDQVNRGFAYRVDAPLDMRMNNSEGITAAEILNTYPHGDLTRILKTYGDERFASKIATAIIREREHAPFTTSARLVELLYNTIPAATRRTGGHPAKRTFQALRIEVNQELAAITNVLPRIADALIPGGRAVFMAYQSLEDKIIKKYFAEITTSKTPRGLPMELPEYAAKFRLVTRGAEKATPAEIADNSRAAPVRVRAIEKLATSTNRKETSK, from the coding sequence ATGGAAAACACTAACAACCATGGTCACGTCCCCGTGCTGCGCGAACGAGTCACCGAACTCCTCGCCCCAGCCCTCTGTAACACCATCACAAACCCACCCATCATCCTCGACGCCACTTTAGGCGCCGGTGGGCACAGCGAATACTTCCTCACCACATTCCCGCAGGTACACATAATAGGACTCGACCGCGACACCACCGCACTGGCCCAAGCCGCCACCCGCCTGGCCGACTTCGGCGACCGGATCACCACACTCCACACGCGCTTCGACGATTTTCCCACAGCCATCCAGGCCGCCGCCGACGCCGGCAATGCAACATGCCAAGCTGCACTCACAGAAGGTATATCCGGGGCACTCTTCGACCTGGGTGTGTCATCAATGCAGCTTGACCAGGTGAACCGCGGTTTTGCCTATCGGGTTGATGCACCGCTCGACATGCGGATGAACAACTCCGAAGGCATTACCGCGGCGGAAATCCTCAATACCTACCCCCACGGCGACCTCACCCGCATCCTCAAAACCTACGGGGACGAACGATTCGCCAGCAAAATCGCCACCGCCATCATCCGCGAACGCGAACACGCCCCCTTCACCACCTCCGCGCGGCTCGTCGAACTGCTCTATAACACCATCCCCGCCGCCACCCGACGCACCGGCGGCCACCCCGCCAAGCGCACATTCCAGGCACTCCGAATCGAGGTCAACCAAGAACTCGCCGCCATCACCAATGTGCTACCTCGCATCGCCGACGCCCTCATCCCCGGTGGCCGGGCCGTCTTCATGGCCTACCAATCTTTAGAAGACAAAATCATTAAAAAATACTTCGCCGAAATCACTACTTCCAAAACCCCCCGGGGACTTCCCATGGAACTCCCCGAATACGCGGCCAAATTCCGGCTGGTGACCCGGGGTGCCGAAAAAGCCACCCCCGCAGAAATCGCCGACAATTCCCGAGCCGCCCCCGTCCGGGTTCGCGCAATTGAAAAACTTGCCACCAGCACCAACAGAAAGGAGACCTCAAAATGA